The following are encoded together in the Salvia hispanica cultivar TCC Black 2014 chromosome 6, UniMelb_Shisp_WGS_1.0, whole genome shotgun sequence genome:
- the LOC125194256 gene encoding ubiquitin carboxyl-terminal hydrolase MINDY-2-like — translation MDSSPQSGSPSAAPPPELEAKREKEMVHKTKVIQFLGRTAPIILQNDNGPCPLLAICNVLSLKNSLNLSPDIPEVSQEKLLSLVAERLIDSNTNTDNKDTGYVENQLQNIADAIDLLPRLTTGIDVNLKFRRIDDFEFTPECAIYDLLDIPLYHGWIVDPQDRETADAIGAKSYNTLMGELVSLEAKSITSDEKKNSEDDTVDFVAATTAALGIPSPSLSRGQSFTDSPPQARKGDIEEEEELLRALRLSEMENSIPVADGVVSDGHMNESVSINKCELVAPPEVVETNFAVEPAKTVALKSNDSNALGKLHVDPGSEVVSHEALSSETDEKQLCAQPSDEESINVVDNVIGSDTVILNGKVQPVSLGEARLPASNDSQHELMSDNHAQDQVTSTSNPEAEKNSCDVSDGKDSSSLLNSADSDSSSSQMHQNDKPEAKSSGVDDSEPIYEGEDRILDSGTVAYANREPMYEGEVVLAEQVDTGFVENGDFGSKDTISVKEGEIIKNFMKNSASQLTVYGLFCLQDQVKERELCVFFRNNHFNTMFKYEGELYILATDQGYLNQPDLVWEKLNEVNGDTVYMTGNFKQFKMDEHSSSTWDEQNARATTADYLASIDSSEPNTSFNSDLQLAIALQQQEFDQQQQEQQREQQQQQQRNAQQQAVSSSSRLIVGPPQPQAPRNSGKYTGSSKQESKSKEKCIIM, via the exons ATGGATTCTTCGCCTCAGTCCGGTTCGCCCTCCGCCGCCCCGCCGCCTGAGCTGGAGGCCAAGCGCGAGAAGGAGATGGTGCATAAGACTAAAGTCATTCAGTTTCTCGGGCGAACCGCGCCTATCATTCTCCAGAACGACAACGGCCCATGCCCTCTCCTCGCCATCT GTAATGTTCTTTCCCTAAAGAACAGTTTGAATCTGAGCCCAGATATTCCAGAGGTTTCCCAAGAAAAATTGCTTTCACTTGTGGCTGAGCGGTTGATCGACTCAAACACTAACACCGAT AACAAAGACACTGGGTATGTAGAAAATCAGCTGCAAAATATTGCAGATGCAATTGATTTACTTCCAAGACTTACAACAGGCATTGatgtgaatttgaaatttagaaG aattgatgattttgagtTCACCCCAGAGTGTGCAATCTATGATTTGTTGGATATTCCACTCTACCATGGATGGATTGTTGACCCACAG GACCGTGAAACTGCTGATGCTATCGGGGCTAAATCATATAACACTCTCATGGGGGAGCTTGTTTCATTAGAGGCAAAAAGTATAACGAGTGACGAGAAAAAGAATTCTGAAGATGACACTGTTGATTTTGTCGCTGCAACTACTGCAGCTCTTGGAATTCCTTCTCCAAGTCTTTCAAGAGGCCAATCCTTTACTGATTCTCCTCCACAAGCAAGGAAAGGGGAcatcgaagaagaagaagagctcTTAAGAGCCTTGAGATTGTCAGAGATGGAAAATTCTATTCCGGTGGCAGATGGTGTTGTGTCTGATGGCCATATGAATGAAAGTGTGTCGATCAATAAGTGTGAACTGGTCGCACCGCCTGAAGTGGTTGAAACTAATTTTGCTGTCGAACCCGCAAAGACTGTGGCATTGAAATCCAATGATAGCAATGCTCTGGGCAAGCTCCATGTAGATCCAGGCTCTGAAGTGGTTTCACATGAAGCCCTTTCTTCAGAAACTGATGAAAAGCAATTATGTGCTCAACCTTCAGATGAAGAATCTATAAACGTTGTTGATAATGTGATTGGTTCAGACACAGTGATACTGAATGGAAAGGTCCAACCAGTATCTTTAGGAGAAGCTCGTCTACCTGCATCTAATGACTCACAGCATGAATTGATGAGTGATAATCATGCCCAGGATCAAGTCACTTCCACCTCAAACCCAGAAGCTGAGAAAAATTCTTGTGATGTATCTGATGGAAAAGATTCATCCAGTTTGTTGAATAGTGCAGATTCAGATTCATCTAGCAGCCAAATGCaccaaaatgataaacctGAAGCCAAATCTTCCGGTGTTGATGATAGTGAACCAATTTATGAAGGTGAGGATCGCATATTGGACTCAGGTACTGTTGCTTATGCAAACCGAGAGCCTATGTATGAAGGGGAGGTGGTACTTGCGGAACAGGTTGATACAGGTTTTGTGGAAAATGGTGACTTTGGTAGCAAGGACACAATTTCTGTAAAAGAAG GGGAAATCATCAAGAACTTCATGAAGAATAGTGCCAGTCAGTTGACTGTATACGG CCTATTTTGCTTACAAGACCAAGTCAAGGAACGTGAGCTTTGTGTGTTTTTCAGGAATAATCATTTCAACACTATGTTTAAG TATGAAGGTGAATTGTACATTTTAGCAACTGACCAAGGGTATCTAAATCAGCCAGACTTGGTGTGGGAAAAACTAAATGAG gtGAATGGTGATACTGTTTATATGACTGGCAACTTTAAGCAATTCAAGATGGATGAGCATTCCAGCAGCACGTGGGATGAACAGAATGCTAGGGCCACTACTGCA GACTACCTGGCTAGCATTGATAGTTCCGAACCAAATACAAGTTTCAA TTCTGATTTGCAGCTGGCGATAGCTCTCCAACAGCAGGAATTTGATCAACAGCAGCAGGAACAGCAGCGAgaacagcagcagcagcagcagcgtAATGCACAGCAGCAAGCCGTCAGCAGCAGTTCAAGGCTGATTGTCGGTCCTCCCCAGCCCCAG GCTCCGCGGAATAGTGGGAAATACACGGGCTCCTCAAAGCAGGAATCGAAATCGAAAGAGAAGTGCATCATAATGTGA
- the LOC125193212 gene encoding phospholipase D beta 1-like, with amino-acid sequence MANMPQLTYGSYHCQGVQIVPFKTSMKPLSMFLLHGNLEIHVKGAKNLPNMDLVNNSIGDMIGTFCGKIQTSDPYVTVAISGAVICRTFVIRDDENPVWDQHFNIPVAHYGTEVQFVVKDNDFVGSEIIGAVGIPIQQLITGARMTGAYPIIGVNGKPCNRGSSLSLWIQYIPMEYLPVHHEGVTGTYFPLRTGGTVTLYQDAHVHKGSLPDVVLSDGTVYRNNNCWRDIYDAISQARWLVYITGWSIYHLVHLVRDDPLVTNSCLGELLKAKSQEGVRILLLVWDDPTSTTIFGYKTEGVMNTGDDETRRYFKNSCVKVLLCPRSAGKGSWAKKQETGTIYTHHQKSVIVDAVAGNNRRKIIAFVGGLDLCKGRYDTPQHPIFSTLDTVHKDDYHNPNFVGPTVGCPREAWHDLHCKFDGQAACDILRNFEERWLKASKHHSQMMLAHDDSLLKLKRIPDIMGLEESAKVTEGDANAWNVQVFRSIDSNSVRGFPKDPIKATEKNLMCGKNVFIDMSIHTAYVKAIREAQHFIYIENQYFLGSSYSWSAYKNLGANNLIPMEIALKIAKKIRARERFAAYIIVPMWPEGVPSSTATQRILFWQYNTMQMMYETIYNALVEARLDREQTPEDYLNFFCLGSREPDDKRRLSSNSRNSTGNSPQALARRNRRFMIYVHSKGMIVDDEYVILGSANINQRSLEGTRDTELAIGAYQPRHRWASQQAHPKAQIYGYRMSLWAEHTGTLEACFEKPESLECVRRIRWMGQLNWQQFEAEEMSPLRGHLLKYPVQVDATGKVGPLPGCETFPDVGGKIIGTFAGIQENLTI; translated from the exons ATGGCCAACATGCCTCAGTTGACCTATGGCTCATACCATTGTCAGGGAGTGCAGATTGTCCCATTCAAGACCTCAATGAAGCCGTTGAGCATGTTTTTGCTTCATGGGAATCTGGAGATTCATGTGAAGGGAGCCAAGAATCTCCCCAACATGGATCTAGTCAACAATAGCATAGGTGACATGATAGGCACTTTTTGTGGGAAAATCCAAACAAGTGACCCTTATGTCACAGTTGCCATATCTGGTGCTGTAATCTGCAGGACTTTTGTGATAAGAGACGACGAAAATCCTGTCTGGGACCAGCATTTCAATATCCCAGTAGCACATTACGGCACAGAGGTGCAGTTCGTCGTTAAGGACAACGATTTTGTGGGATCTGAGATCATAGGGGCTGTTGGGATACCTATACAGCAACTAATCACCGGGGCTCGAATGACTGGAGCTTACCCCATCATTGGTGTGAATGGGAAGCCGTGCAACCGGGGTTCTTCCTTGAGCCTATGGATTCAGTATATACCAATGGAGTATCTGCCGGTTCACCATGAAGGTGTGACAGGTACCTATTTCCCTCTTAGAACAGGAGGAACTGTCACACTCTACCAAGATGCTCATGTCCATAAAGGTTCACTTCCTGATGTGGTGTTGAGTGATGGCACAGTCTATAGAAATAATAACTGTTGGCGCGACATATATGACGCGATATCTCAAGCCCGTTGGCTGGTTTACATCACAGGATGGTCTATTTACCATTTGGTTCACCTCGTTAGAGACGATCCTCTTGTGACCAACAGTTGCTTGGGTGAGCTTCTGAAGGCCAAGTCTCAAGAAGGAGTGAGAATACTTCTCCTCGTTTGGGATGATCCGACTTCCACAACCATATTTGGATATAAAACA GAAGGTGTTATGAACACCGGGGATGATGAAACGAGACGCTATTTCAAGAATTCGTGTGTTAAAGTACTGTTGTGTCCCAGAAGTGCTGGAAAAGGCAGCTGGGCTAAAAAGCAG GAAACAGGAACAATCTACACTCACCACCAGAAGAGTGTGATCGTAGACGCGGTCGCGGGTAACAACAGAAGAAAAATCATAGCATTTGTTGGAGGACTTGACCTATGCAAGGGAAGATATGACACTCCACAACACCCAATCTTCAGTACATTGGATACTGTTCACAAAGATGACTATCACAATCCCAATTTTGTG GGGCCTACTGTGGGATGTCCTAGAGAGGCATGGCATGATTTGCACTGCAAGTTTGACGGTCAAGCAGCGTGCGACATCTTGAGAAACTTTGAGGAACGATGGCTGAAGGCCTCAAAGCACCACAGCCAGATGATGCTGGCACATGATGATTCCTTACTCAAGCTTAAACGAATCCCCGATATAATGGGACTGGAAGAGTCGGCTAAAGTGACAGAAGGCGATGCGAATGCATGGAACGTCCAGGTTTTCCGTTCCATCGACTCCAATTCCGTTAGGGGCTTCCCCAAGGATCCAATAAAGGCTACAGAAAAG AACCTTATGTGTGGGAAGAATGTGTTCATAGACATGAGTATACACACTGCTTACGTAAAGGCAATCCGCGAGGCTCAACACTTCATTTACATCGAGAACCAGTACTTCCTCGGGTCATCGTACAGTTGGTCTGCTTACAAGAACTTGG GTGCAAACAACCTAATCCCTATGGAAATTGCTCTCAAGATTGCCAAGAAGATCCGAGCAAGGGAGCGTTTCGCAGCATACATCATCGTCCCAATGTGGCCCGAAGGAGTCCCCTCCAGCACTGCAACTCAGAGAATTCTGTTTTGGCAGTATAATACAATGCAAATGATGTATGAAACAATCTACAATGCTTTAGTAGAAGCAAGGCTGGATAGAGAGCAGACGCCCGAGGATTACTTGAATTTCTTCTGCCTTGGCAGTCGAGAACCGGATGACAAGAGGCGCCTGTCATCAAATAGCAGAAACTCCACAGGAAATTCTCCACAA GCCCTGGCAAGAAGAAACCGCCGCTTCATGATCTATGTCCACTCCAAGGGAATGATAGTGGACGACGAGTACGTGATATTGGGCTCTGCCAACATCAACCAGCGCTCGTTGGAAGGGACCAGGGACACTGAACTTGCCATTGGCGCGTATCAGCCTCGCCATAGATGGGCTAGCCAACAAGCCCACCCGAAAGCACAG ATATATGGATACAGGATGTCACTGTGGGCGGAGCACACGGGCACGTTGGAGGCGTGCTTTGAGAAACCGGAGAGTTTGGAATGCGTGAGGCGAATAAGATGGATGGGGCAACTCAACTGGCAACAGTTTGAGGCTGAAGAAATGAGTCCATTGAGAGGACACTTGCTCAAGTATCCTGTGCAAGTGGATGCAACGGGGAAGGTCGGCCCTCTCCCGGGCTGTGAGACGTTCCCGGACGTAGGTGGCAAGATCATCGGGACGTTCGCGGGGATTCAAGAAAATCTCACTATTTGA
- the LOC125194141 gene encoding bifunctional dTDP-4-dehydrorhamnose 3,5-epimerase/dTDP-4-dehydrorhamnose reductase — protein MGATANGTSAQPFKFLIYGRTGWIGGLLGKLCEAQSIAYVYGSARLQNRADVEADIAAVSPTHVFNAAGVTGRPNVDWCESHKVETIRTNVVGTLTLADVCREKGLVLINYATGCIFEYDAAHPLGSGIGFKEEDTPNFIGSFYSKTKAMVEDLLNNYENVCTLRVRMPISSDLSNPRNFITKITRYEKVVNIPNSMTILDELLPISIEMAKRNLTGIYNFTNPGVVSHNEILEMYREYIDPSFTYKNFTLEEQAKVIVAPRSNNELDASKLKKEFPELLSIKESLIQNVFKPNRKTPVA, from the exons ATGGGCGCCACCGCCAACGGCACCTCAGCTCAGCCCTTCAAGTTCCTCATCTACGGCCGCACCGGCTGGATCGGCGGCCTCCTCGGCAAGCTCTGCGAGGCCCAGAGCATCGCCTACGTCTACGGCTCCGCCCGCCTCCAGAACCGCGCCGACGTCGAGGCCGACATCGCCGCCGTCAGCCCCACCCACGTCTTCAACGCTGCCGGCGTCACCGGCCGCCCCAACGTCGACTGGTGCGAGTCCCACAAGGTCGAGACCATCCGCACCAATGTCGTCGGCACCCTCACCCTCGCCGACGTCTGCCGGGAGAAGGGCCTCGTCCTCATCAACTACGCCACCGGATGCATCTTCGAGTACGACGCCGCGCACCCCCTCGGCTCCGGCATCGGCTTCAAGGAGGAGGACACTCCCAATTTTATCGGATCTTTCTATTCCAAGACCAAAGCAATG GTTGAGGATTTATTGAACAACTATGAGAATGTCTGCACCCTGCGAGTCAGGATGCCCATCTCTTCTGATCTTTCTAACCCTCGTAACTTCATTACAAAGATTACTCGATATGAGAAGGTTGTGAATATACCAAACTCCATGACAATCTTAGATGAACTTCTCCCAATATCCATTGAGATGGCAAAGAGGAATCTCACCGGAATCTACAACTTCACTAATCCCGGAGTTGTGAGTCACAATGAGATTTTGGAGATGTATCGGGAATATATAGACCCTAGCTTCACTTATAAGAACTTCACTCTTGAGGAGCAGGCTAAGGTGATTGTGGCTCCGAGGAGTAATAATGAGCTTGATGCCTCAAAACTGAAGAAGGAATTTCCGGAGCTCTTGTCCATCAAGGAGTCCCTCATCCAGAATGTATTCAAGCCAAACCGAAAGACTCCTGTAGCTTGA